TCTTTTGTTAAATATTAAAGAAATTTAACTTAATAAAGTTTAAAAATTATGGTTTCAATAATTATTCCAGTTTTTAATAGAGCTCATATTATCGAGGAAACACTTAAATCTATAATTTCTCAGACAAGTAAAGACTGGGAATGTATTTTAGTTGATGATGGCTCAAACGATTCTATAGAAACGATACTTGATAAGTACATTAATATTGATGTTAGATTTAAGTTTTATAAAAGACCACCGAATAGATTAAAAGGTCCATCATCGTGTAGAAATATTGGAATTGAAAAATCAAAAGGAGAATATATTATGTTCTTAGATTCAGATGATATATTAGCCAATTTCTGTATACAAGATAGATTGAATACTTTTAATAAATATTTAAATTTAGACTTTATAGTCTTTAAAATGAATACATTTTTTAATGAAATACCAATTTTAGAAAGTGAAATTTTACAAGAAAGGGTTAATGAAGATTATTTTTTTAATTTTATTGAGCTAAGAAGCTCTTGGCAAGTAACATCACCTATTTATAAAAAAAATATTATTAAAAAAATTGGAGGTTTTGAAGAAGGGTTAAGTATTTTTGAAGACTTATTATTAGCATCAAAAATTTTATTTAATTCTAATAATTATTTAGTTTTTAATAATGTAGATTGTTTTTATAGAAATAATAATGATTATTTTAAAAAACACAAAGACATTTCTTATTCTGTCAAAGTTGTTGATAGTTTTTTTAAGTTACTCGAATATGAAAGTAACTTATTAAATAAAGAATCTAACTTGTATAGAAAAAGAAAGTTAAAGAAATCTATTTTTAAAGCATATGTTTCTATATTTAATACTTATGTTATCCCAAATTTTCTCATATTTAAGGAAAAGAATAATGAAATAATTGATTACTTATTCACAAAAAAAATTATACAAAAGAACAAAAAAATAAAGTTAAAATTAGTGAATAATTTATTGAAATATGTTCATAAGATTAAAGGCTTAGGGGTGTTTAGGTTAGTGAATTTATTTATTAAATAATAAAAAAAATGAAAGTATTATCTGTAAAATGGTTTAAAATATTACCAATAAAAATTAAATCGATAATCGCGATAATTCCTTTTTTTTATGAGCTAAAAAAAATTAAAGCAGCAGAAATTATTTTTTTTTTTCCATCTTATCATACAGGAGGTGCAGAAAGAGTACATTTAGATATTGTTAATAGTTTTAAAACAAGTAACACATATATATTTTTTGAGGCAAAATCTAATTCAGATAATAATAAAAATGAATTTATTAGGAATAGTAATTACTACGATGTTTATGAGTTATTAAAGAGGAGCAGAATTACAAAGAGTATATTTAGGTTTTTACTAATTAAAACTATCAATAATAGTAAAAATACACATACTTTATTTGCTAGTTACAGTTCTTTTTTTTATACAATAACTCCAAAAATTAAAAAAGGTTTAAAAAAAATTGATTTAACACACTCTTTCTCTTTGTCGGGTAAAGGTATTGAAACTAGTAGTTTACCTTATGCTTCGTTTCTTACTAATAGAATTGTTATTAATGAAAGAACACTTAATGATTTT
The window above is part of the Polaribacter sp. SA4-12 genome. Proteins encoded here:
- a CDS encoding glycosyltransferase family 2 protein, whose protein sequence is MVSIIIPVFNRAHIIEETLKSIISQTSKDWECILVDDGSNDSIETILDKYINIDVRFKFYKRPPNRLKGPSSCRNIGIEKSKGEYIMFLDSDDILANFCIQDRLNTFNKYLNLDFIVFKMNTFFNEIPILESEILQERVNEDYFFNFIELRSSWQVTSPIYKKNIIKKIGGFEEGLSIFEDLLLASKILFNSNNYLVFNNVDCFYRNNNDYFKKHKDISYSVKVVDSFFKLLEYESNLLNKESNLYRKRKLKKSIFKAYVSIFNTYVIPNFLIFKEKNNEIIDYLFTKKIIQKNKKIKLKLVNNLLKYVHKIKGLGVFRLVNLFIK